The following proteins are encoded in a genomic region of Arachis ipaensis cultivar K30076 chromosome B02, Araip1.1, whole genome shotgun sequence:
- the LOC107625529 gene encoding BTB/POZ domain-containing protein At5g48800, with the protein MDRTDKQQHQQQLPLAKCARQRCSEWIFRDVPSDITIEVGGGTFSLHKFPLVSRSGRIRRLVAEHRDSDISRVELLNLPGGAECFELAAKFCYGINFEITSTNVAQLCCVSDYLEMSEDFSKDNLGSRAEEYLDSIVCKNLEMCVQVLQQCESLLPLADELKIVSRCIDAIASKACAEQIASSFSRLEYSSSGRLHMSRQAKCDGDWWIEDLSVLRIDMFQRVITAMKCRGVRPESIGASLVNYAQKELTKKSSLWNPSRETKVDANSSEHEKLVVEAIVSLLPVEKLAVPINFLFGLLRSAVMLDCAIASRLDLERRIGSQLDIATLDDILIPSFRHAGDTLFDVDTVHRILVNFCQQDDSEDDLEDASVFESDSPRSPSQTALVKVAKLVDNYLAEIAPDANLKLPKFMVIAETLPAHARTVHDGLYRAIDIYLKAHQGLTDMDKKKLCKLIDFQKLSQEAGAHAAQNERLPLQSIVQVLYFEQLRLRNSLSCSYGEDDPKPMHQSWRISSGALSAAMSPRDNYASLRRENRELKLELARLRMRLNDLEREHVCMKRDMAKSGSRKFMTSFSKKIGKLSFFGHISSRGSSSPSRNSQRTDSKVIERTCASHE; encoded by the exons ATGGACCGTACTGACAAACAGCAGCACCAGCAGCAGTTGCCTCTGGCAAAGTGTGCCAGGCAAAGATGCAGTGAATG GATTTTCCGGGATGTACCAAGTGATATAACTATAGAAGTTGGTGGAGGAACATTTTCATTACACAAG TTTCCTCTGGTCTCGCGAAGCGGCCGGATAAGGAGGCTAGTCGCGGAGCACAGAGATTCCGACATCTCAAGAGTGGAGCTTCTTAATCTACCAGGAGGAGCAGAATGCTTTGAGCTAGCAGCAAAATTCTGCTACGGAATAAACTTCGAGATCACTTCCACAAACGTTGCTCAGCTATGCTGTGTTTCGGACTATCTAGAAATGTCGGAGGACTTCTCCAAGGACAATCTCGGCTCGCGAGCCGAGGAGTATCTGGACAGCATTGTCTGCAAGAATCTTGAAATGTGTGTGCAAGTCTTGCAGCAGTGCGAAAGCCTGCTGCCTCTGGCGGATGAACTGAAGATTGTTAGCCGGTGCATCGACGCCATCGCCTCGAAAGCCTGCGCCGAACAGATAGCTTCTAGCTTCTCAAGATTGGAGTACAGCAGTTCAGGGAGGTTACATATGAGCCGGCAGGCGAAATGCGATGGCGATTGGTGGATCGAAGATCTCTCTGTTCTTAGAATTGACATGTTTCAGAGAGTCATAACGGCAATGAAATGCCGCGGAGTTCGGCCAGAGAGTATCGGCGCTTCGCTAGTGAATTATGCTCAGAAGGAGTTGACTAAGAAATCAAGCTTGTGGAATCCATCTAGGGAGACTAAAGTGGATGCGAATTCGAGCGAGCACGAGAAGCTTGTGGTTGAAGCAATCGTTAGTCTTTTGCCTGTTGAGAAGCTTGCAGTTCCAATAAACTTTCTCTTTGGCCTTCTTCGAAGCGCGGTGATGCTGGATTGCGCGATCGCCTCGCGGCTCGATCTTGAAAGAAGGATCGGATCGCAGCTAGATATTGCCACTCTTGATGATATCCTGATTCCGTCTTTCCGGCACGCCGGCGACACATTGTTTGATGTTGACACGGTTCATAGGATTCTGGTGAATTTTTGTCAGCAAGATGATAGTGAAGATGATTTAGAAGACGCTTCGGTTTTTGAATCCGATAGCCCACGTTCGCCTTCGCAGACTGCGTTGGTTAAGGTTGCGAAATTAGTTGATAATTACCTGGCCGAAATCGCCCCTGATGCAAACCTGAAGCTGCCTAAGTTCATGGTCATTGCAGAAACCTTGCCGGCCCATGCTCGGACGGTCCATGACGGATTATATCGGGCCATCGATATTTACTTGAAA GCGCATCAAGGTTTGACAGATATGGACAAGAAGAAACTATGCAAACTGATTGACTTTCAGAAACTTTCTCAAGAAGCCGGAGCTCACGCCGCGCAAAACGAGCGGCTTCCTCTGCAATCAATTGTGCAAGTTCTGTATTTTGAACAACTAAGACTCAGAAATTCTTTGTCCTGCTCTTATGGGGAAGATGACCCCAAGCCGATGCACCAGTCGTGGCGAATTAGTAGTGGCGCTCTGAGCGCCGCTATGTCTCCACGAGACAATTATGCGTCATTGAGGCGAGAGAATCGCGAGCTGAAGCTCGAGTTAGCGCGGCTGCGAATGAGACTGAATGATCTTGAGAGGGAGCATGTTTGCATGAAGAGGGACATGGCCAAGTCCGGATCTAGAAAATTTATGACTTCATTCTCTAAAAAGATTGGTAAGCTTAGCTTCTTTGGACATATTTCTTCAAGAGGGTCAAGTTCTCCTTCAAGGAATTCTCAAAGAACAGATTCAAAGGTGATTGAGAGAACCTGTGCTAGCCATGAATAG